The nucleotide sequence GGCCAGAACCAGCTGCGCCTGTTGCGCTACGAGGACATCCTGCGCGGCCTGTGTGCCAACGCCCAGGCGCCCGTCTCCCTCATCGACAGCGTCTGTGACTTCGCGGTGCGCAGCGGCCTGCAGTTGGCGGACGTGCCGCAGATGAAGGCCGCGCGCGTGCGCCTGTTCGGTCCCGAGGCCGCCGAGGCGCCGCCGGACCCGGGCCCCACCGCGCAGGAGGTGCTCCAGGAGATGGGCACCGAGGTGGCGGACGAGAACGCCGCGCCGATGGAGGAGGGCAAGCGCCTGACGCTGTCCCAGCGGCTGATGAAGATGTCCATCGCGGAGAAGATCAAGCTGGCCACGCTGGGCAACAAGGAGGCCCGCGGCGCGCTCATCCGCGAGACGAACAAGCTGGTCGCCGTGGCCGTCATCCGCAGCCCGCGAATCACCGACGGCGAGGTGCTCGCGTGCGCCGCCAACCGCGCGATGATGGATGACGTCCTGCGCGTCATCTACAACAACCGCGAGTGGACCAAGAACATGAAGGTGAAGCTGGCCCTGGTGAAGAACCCCAAGGTGCCGCTCACCGTCACCATGAAGTTCCTCAACGCCCTGCGCGACGGCGAGCTCAAGGACCTGAGCCGCGACAAGAACGTGCCGGCCGCGGTGCAGACGTTCGCCAAGAAGCTGCTGGAGAAGAAGACCGCCCCCAAGAAGACCGACGACAAGTAGTCGGGGCGGGGTGGGGGAGCCCTCCTTCACGGAGGGCTCGACCCCGGGGTTCTACCGCCCCTCCAGCGCCTCGCGAGCGGCGGGAGTGGCGTGGAGACTGCTTCAGGCCGCCGCTTCGTCGGCGTCGTCGGCCACGGAGGAGGCGTTCTCCTCGAGCAGCTGCTGGGCGATGGCGAGCGCCTTCTTCGTCTTCTCGCGCAGCTTCTCGTCGTTCTTGATGCGCGCGTAGAGCTTGGTGACGCGCTCCTCGTTGCGCACGGCGGTGGCCTCCAGCTCGGCGATGCGGCGGCGCAGCTCGTCGGCCTCCTCGGCCGCGCGGGTGCCCTGCTCGGACAGCTCCGTCTGGGTCTGCTCCAACTGGGTGCGCAGCTCCTCCGCCTCGCGCTGGGCGCTCTCCACCTGGCCGCGCAGGGTGTCGGCCTCCTCGCGCGCCGTCTGCACGTCGACCTCGAGCTGGCCGGTGCGGTTGCGCAGCTCCTCCAGCTCCGCGTTGAGGCCCGCCGTCTGCGCGGCCTGCTGATCCAGCTCCTCCTGGAGCGTCGTCACCTGGGCGGCGGCGCCACGCGCCTCCTCCTTGGAGGTGGCGAGCTGCTGGTCCACGCGCTTGCGCTCCGCCGTCAGCGTGTCCACGCGGGTGGTGAGCGTCTTGATCTGCGCGTCGCGCCGGGCCATCTCCGACTCAGTCGTACTGGACGCCTGCTCGAGCTCCAGGTGCTGGTCCTTGAGCTCGACGATCTCCTGGTCCTTCTGGTTCAGCTCCGTCTTGAGGCGGAGGATCTCCTTGTCGCGCTTGTTGACGGCGTCGCGCAGCGCGAAGGTGTCCTTGTCGTTCTTGCCGGTCGCGGCGCGGGCCGTCTCCAGCTCGGTGGCCTTGCCCTCCAGCTCGGCCTCCAGCTCACGCACCCGGTCCTCGGCCTGGGAGGCCGTGCCGCGCGAGTCCTCCAGGGCGGACTGCAGCTCGGCCACCTTCGCGCGCAGGTTGCGCAGCTCGGCGGCGTCCGCGGCGGAGGTGATGGGAACGGCCGCGGGCGCGCTGGTGGCCACCGCGGGCGTGCGCGCGGGCGGCGTGGGCGTGCGCGCGGGGGG is from Myxococcus fulvus and encodes:
- a CDS encoding response regulator: MSKKILIVEKSDTALAATLRPVLEGRGFTVEDTADGKGSVEQIRRDRPDLVVLAVELSAGQNGYLICGKLKKDDDLKNVPIVIVGNPDGFAQHRKLKAHADEYVPMPVDANLLTERVGAIIGFPEVAVSEDVVDESLTLDALGDEPMTADFGEEISVDTGEEEEPAVAGEELDLDAAFSDMSSPEPEPAAIVEEPVEAPPDAVVEGVEEDFSGLDALGSDADDALDSLDDSEKTVVGFMPVATPVAPAPLKVIEPPKATTPPPARTPTPPARTPAVATSAPAAVPITSAADAAELRNLRAKVAELQSALEDSRGTASQAEDRVRELEAELEGKATELETARAATGKNDKDTFALRDAVNKRDKEILRLKTELNQKDQEIVELKDQHLELEQASSTTESEMARRDAQIKTLTTRVDTLTAERKRVDQQLATSKEEARGAAAQVTTLQEELDQQAAQTAGLNAELEELRNRTGQLEVDVQTAREEADTLRGQVESAQREAEELRTQLEQTQTELSEQGTRAAEEADELRRRIAELEATAVRNEERVTKLYARIKNDEKLREKTKKALAIAQQLLEENASSVADDADEAAA